The region CCGAAAGCGCATCCGCCGCGAGTAAATTCGAGCCATATCCCTCGCCACAAGCAACATCCAATACATCTTTGCCCGTAGTCAAAATCTGGGCAATACGATAGCGGTGCATGTGCTCAGCGTGAATAAACCCGCCAATCTCGGGAACGTAACGCTCGCCGTCAAAAACCAAGGTCATAGTGGTACTCTGATTTAGGCAAGATAATTAGTCGATTCTGAAAAACTCTTAAAACGTCACATCAGGCATAGGCCTGCACGGGCTGAACATTGGGGCGAAGTATGTGCCCAAAGAATTTGAGGTACAAAAAACACAGCGTCCAGACGAACTTCCGGATATTGAACGCAACACAGGCCATGAACAGGTTCACGGCATCGCCGATCTGGCCCATGATGTAATTGCACAGCATCCTGTGGTCGTGCTTGAGGTGGCCAATGATCGACTCGATGGCCGCCCGACGGCGGAATCGATCCCTGGCTTGACGTTTGTCAGAAGCTGTTTTGGTCCGCTTGCCTGACTCGGGGATTTCGATGCTGGTCACGCCGATTTTGCGCTTGCCGCGGTAACCACGATCACTGGTCACCATGTTCAGCCGTTGCCCCAAGATGCTATCGACTTGAGACAGAACCGCAGGCAGCGAGGGAGCATCATAGGGGTTGCCCTGGAAAGACACTGCGCCAACGATGATGCCGCTCTCCCTGGTCACGGATGCTTTGGCCTTGTATGTCAAACAGCATCGAAAAGTGACCCACGATCGGCGTCCAATTTTGACACCCTCCAGGGGTGTCTGTAAGCATCCGGCCAGAGGGCTGTGCGATGACCGCACCAGCGCTACTGGACGGATGTCCTTTGCCTCAGTCTCCAGCTCTCGTTTCCTGTTTCGAAGATCTCGCAGTGATGGGTGACGCGGTCCAGCAACGCCGTCGTCATCTTGGCGTCCCCGAAGACCTGCGACCACTCGCCAAAGCTCAGGTTGGTGGTGATTATCACCGACGTCTGCTCGGAGAGGTTCTCCAGGTCGACCGGAAGCAGCATAAAGCGGTCGGACGTTGTCCTCGAAGACCTGCCACAAGATGACCTTTGCCGACCCGAGAATGTGGTTTTGAGGTTCGTGGTGATCAAACAGATCCGGACAAGGAAGCTGCGCTGGTGGTCCGATTGTTTAGGCTGCATCGGTGAGTTGTTTATCATTATAACTTCCTGAGAAAAATGATGGCCTGATCTAAGGTTCTAACAGGCGGTAAGAAAGAGTAGCCACCTCCAAATATTGGCAACCACACATTCGCAACATAATGCTCCGGGATAATTGCTTCTCCATAATCAACTCCAGATTTAGTAGGATGGGGGTAGTCCCTATAAACAAAAACACCGTCGTTATATTCCTCTAAAGCCTTATCCGCATCAAAAAAAGCTTCAATAAGTCCTCGACCATGAAGAGGAATCTCTTGCTTTGGAAGCTTGAGAAGATTTAATGCATGACGTATAATAGACGGAGCCCTAGTAGTTACCGCAATTGCACCACCAGGTTTAAGGATGCGAACAAATTCTTTGATCCATATATTCGCAGCATTCTCTGACAAATGAGAGAATACTGAATAAGCAAATATACAGTCGACAGATTCATTCAAAATTTGATGTAAATTATTATCGTAGACTTGAATAATTTTTGTCGCTAACCCAGATTTAAAACAAAAATCTACGGCGTCAGATTGTATATCTGCAGATATTATATTATAAGGTCTAAAATAGCGATACATTGTTTGACTAATACGTCCCCAACCGCAGCCAAAATCGAGGGCGACAGCATCTTCATCGAACTGACAACCTAGTCTTGCTAATCCTTGTCTAAATTCCTCGACCGCATCAAAGGCCTGCTGCATCGCTTCACTATAAGCCCGCCCGACAAAGCGCCGCTGAAATTGTTCATCAGGAAGACTTGGCAGCGCTGCGCACCATTCAAATTTGTCTGTATCTCGTAGCAATCCAGCTAACCACTCATTCGTGGACACCATACGCATTTTATCGTACAATAATTCATTCATTTGAAACCCTCAAATATTTATAAGGAATATAGTGAACAAAGTAATAGTGCTAAAAAACTTAAAAACTAAATTTTTAGCAGTCTAAAGCGCACTCAACTCAACACCTAAGTGTCCACGAAGAAGTAACGCAACTACTTTTTTTTGTTCCAAACTTTTTTAAACAATTTCTAATATTCGCGAGTATTTTAG is a window of Desulfomicrobium macestii DNA encoding:
- a CDS encoding transposase; amino-acid sequence: MTRESGIIVGAVSFQGNPYDAPSLPAVLSQVDSILGQRLNMVTSDRGYRGKRKIGVTSIEIPESGKRTKTASDKRQARDRFRRRAAIESIIGHLKHDHRMLCNYIMGQIGDAVNLFMACVAFNIRKFVWTLCFLYLKFFGHILRPNVQPVQAYA
- a CDS encoding class I SAM-dependent methyltransferase → MNELLYDKMRMVSTNEWLAGLLRDTDKFEWCAALPSLPDEQFQRRFVGRAYSEAMQQAFDAVEEFRQGLARLGCQFDEDAVALDFGCGWGRISQTMYRYFRPYNIISADIQSDAVDFCFKSGLATKIIQVYDNNLHQILNESVDCIFAYSVFSHLSENAANIWIKEFVRILKPGGAIAVTTRAPSIIRHALNLLKLPKQEIPLHGRGLIEAFFDADKALEEYNDGVFVYRDYPHPTKSGVDYGEAIIPEHYVANVWLPIFGGGYSFLPPVRTLDQAIIFLRKL